A single Chanos chanos chromosome 8, fChaCha1.1, whole genome shotgun sequence DNA region contains:
- the cdk5r2a gene encoding cyclin-dependent kinase 5 activator 2a: MGTVLSISPTSRKGAILDEKTEGGHASNAKTEKSLKRHSVLISALTWKRLVAASAKKKSAKKVNPNPPVSQINNTVDQLNNENLKKSQQSGSERKASKPGPLAVPVPTVPDKSLRPNQNQGGSQNAKQLLSVQREPSSRSLISPRRVIVQASTGELLRCLSDFMCRRCYKLKELSPNEIILWFRNVDRSLLIQGWQDQGFITPANLVFVYLLCREAVTEDIASEYELQAIFLTCLYLAYSYMGNEISYPLKPFLVETNKEVFWERSLRIIDKMSAKMLQINSDPHFFTEVFQDLKNEGGPKDTNGKWTNNLDR, translated from the coding sequence ATGGGCACCGTCCTGTCGATTTCGCCAACCTCCAGGAAAGGGGCTATTCTGGATGAAAAGACGGAGGGGGGGCATGCATCAAATGCAAAGACGGAGAAAAGCCTGAAACGCCACTCAGTGCTGATATCAGCCCTGACATGGAAACGTTTAGTTGCCGCCTCGGCCAAGAAAAAGAGCGCTAAGAAAGTGAACCCGAACCCCCCGGTGTCTCAGATCAACAACACCGTAGATCAGCTAAATAACGAAAACCTCAAGAAATCTCAACAGTCTGGTTCGGAGCGCAAAGCGTCGAAACCCGGACCTCTTGCTGTACCAGTTCCCACTGTTCCCGACAAGAGCCTTCGCCCTAATCAAAATCAGGGGGGTTCACAGAACGCGAAACAACTTCTTTCGGTCCAGAGAGAACCCAGTAGCCGGTCTCTGATCTCCCCGAGACGCGTGATTGTCCAAGCATCTACTGGGGAACTCCTCCGTTGTTTGAGCGATTTCATGTGCAGGAGATGCTACAAACTCAAAGAGCTCAGCCCCAACGAGATCATCCTGTGGTTCCGAAATGTGGATCGGTCCTTGCTAATACAAGGCTGGCAGGACCAAGGTTTCATCACCCCCGCCAACTTGGTGTTCGTCTATCTGCTTTGCCGGGAGGCGGTGACCGAAGATATCGCCAGCGAGTATGAGCTTCAGGCCATTTTTCTGACCTGCCTGTACCTGGCTTACTCCTACATGGGCAACGAGATTTCCTACCCACTCAAGCCGTTTCTGGTTGAGACCAACAAGGAGGTCTTTTGGGAGCGATCACTGCGGATCATTGATAAAATGAGTGCCAAAATGCTGCAGATCAACTCGGACCCGCACTTCTTCACCGAGGTTTTCCAAGACCTCAAAAACGAGGGAGGTCCTAAGGACACTAACGGCAAATGGACAAACAACCTGGACCGTTAA